The proteins below are encoded in one region of Colias croceus chromosome 17, ilColCroc2.1:
- the LOC123699035 gene encoding allergen Tha p 1-like: MIIVNRYIKMKSLVVLCVLVGASYAVDTSFYKTADDDLDMVSLMKDHKRAEAYLDCFLGKKPCDAIAASYLLIIPDSIRTSCKRCNPKQKHLANTFLSGLRVLMPAQYEEFVKKFDPKGIYMDKLLAQIKGY, encoded by the exons ATGATTATAGTTAACAG ATATATCAAAATGAAATCCCTGGTAGTTCTATGTGTTTTGGTGGGCGCTTCGTATGCCGTGGACACTTCATTCTACAAAACAGCAGACGACGATCTGGATATGGTGAGCTTGATGAAGGATCATAAACGAGCTGAGGCGTATCTTGATTGCTTCCTGGGAAAGAAGCCGTGTGACGCGATCGCAGCTAGCTACTTGC TAATCATACCAGATTCGATCCGTACAAGTTGCAAGAGATGTAATCCAAAGCAAAAGCATTTGGCCAATACGTTCCTTAGCGGTCTTCGCGTATTGATGCCTGCTCAATATGAAGAATTTGTCAAGAAATTCGATCCTAAGGGCATATACATGGACAAATTATTGGCACAAATTAAAGGATATTAG
- the LOC123699037 gene encoding ejaculatory bulb-specific protein 3-like: MKTLVLACALIAATALAEEDKYKTVTDQINMEAVVEDPKKMQEVMDCLLDVQPCSKLHADFLALVPEVIKTACAKCDSTQKHSANIFLNALRTKMPKEYDSFVKKFDPEGKYLDTLLENVKGH; encoded by the exons ATGAAGACCTTAGTACTTGCGTGTGCTCTTATAGCCGCTACAGCTTTAGCTGAAGAAGATAAGTACAAAACAGTCACCGACCAGATCAACATGGAGGCCGTGGTCGAAGATCCGAAGAAAATGCAGGAAGTCATGGACTGTTTGTTGGATGTACAACCTTGCTCGAAGCTGCATGCTGACTTTTTAG CTTTGGTTCCCGAAGTTATTAAAACAGCATGCGCAAAATGTGATTCGACTCAAAAACATTCGGCAAACATCTTCCTGAACGCTTTGCGTACCAAGATGCCCAAAGAATATGATAGCTTCGTCAAGAAATTTGATCCTGAAGGAAAATACTTGGATACCCTTTTGGAAAATGTTAAAGGCCATTGA
- the LOC123698889 gene encoding allergen Tha p 1-like, with the protein MFKYIVLFASVAMLVSSETYSTENDDIDIEGLVNDVNNLRAFINCFNDKGECNEAAADFKKDLGDAFQTSCSKCTEAQKHIFKRFLEEGKVKLPEEFAYFLQKYDSEGKYIQPLEQAIAKF; encoded by the exons ATGTTCAAGTACATCGTACTCTTTGCTTCGGTGGCCATGCTGGTCTCCAGTGAGACTTACAGCACTGAGAACGATGACATCGACATTGAGGGTCTGGTGAACGATGTGAACAATCTCAGAGCATTCATCAACTGTTTCAACGATAAGGGAGAGTGTAACGAGGCTGCTGCTGACTTTAAAA AGGACCTCGGAGACGCATTCCAAACATCATGTTCGAAATGTACGGAAGCCCAAAAGCACATCTTCAAGAGATTCCTTGAGGAGGGCAAAGTGAAACTGCCCGAGGAATTCGCATACTTCCTCCAGAAATACGACTCAGAGGGCAAATACATTCAGCCTTTGGAACAGGCTATCGCCAAGTTTTAG